Part of the Verrucomicrobiia bacterium genome, GTGACATCTTGGTTTACGCAGATTTGGCGCGCTGGGAGATCCAACAGCGTTTTCGCCGGAATGAAATCGGCAATTTAGGTGTTCCAAACCGGCTTGAGCCAGCCAGCATAAAGTATCGCCGCGCGTTTTTTGTGGATTGGCGCGTGGCGGATCGTTGGAAGCGCGACCTGATCGGCGCGTGCGACTTCATGCTGGATACCAACCAACCGTCCCAGCCGAAACTTGCCAGCGGGAAAGCCGTGCGGAGCGGATTGCGACACGCTGTGACGAGGCCATTTCGCGTGGTGCCTTTTTTTGACCCGGCACCGTGGGGCGGCCAATGGATGAAACAAAAATTTGACCTCGATCCAAGCAATCCAAACTATGGCTGGTGCTTCGACTGCGTGCCGGAGGAGAACAGCCTTTTGCTTGGCTTTGACAACATCCATTTTGAAACTCCCGCGCTTAATTTGGTTTTTGATCAGCCACTGGGTTTATTGGGCGCGGCGGTTTACGCGCGATTCGGCGCAGAATTTCCCATTCGCTTTGATTTGCTGGATACTATGGGCGGCGGAAATCTTTCGTTTCAGGTGCATCCGCTGGCTGAATATATCCAAAAACATTTTGGCATGCCCTACACGCAGGACGAAAGCTACTACCTCCTCGACGCCGGTTCGAATGCAAAAGTCTATCTCGGCCTTGGCAGCGGGATTGATTCGCCATCCATGTTGCGCGATCTAAAGGCGGCCCAAAATGGCCAATGCCCCTTCCCAGTCGAGAAATATGCACAATCGTGGCCCGCCAAAAAGCATGATCATTATTTGATTCCGGCGGGGACCGTGCATTGTTCCGGCGCGAATTCCATGGTGTTGGAGATCAGCGCCACGCCCTATATTTTCACGTTTAAAATGTGGGACTGGGGCCGCATGGGCCTGGATGGCCACCCCCGTCCGATTCACTTGCAGCATGGTATTGACAACATTAATTGGGAGCGCACCCCACTTTGGGTGAAGCGCAATTTGATTAATCACATCCGGCCTTTGGCGTCGGGCGAAGGCTGGCGTGAGGAAGCCACCGGACTGCAGGAAGGACACTTCATTGAAACGCGGCGGCATTGGTTTGACCGAAAGGTAACCCACGATACGAAAGGCACTGTAAATGTTCTCAACCTGGTGCAGGGAGACGAAGCAGTGGTGGAAAGTCCCGATAACGCTTTTGCTCCTTTCACAGTTCACTATGCTGAAACTTTCATTGTGCCCGCCCAGGTGGGACCCTATTCCATCCGGCCGCAGCATGAATCGGCTACCTCAAATTATGCGACTATGAAGGCATTTGTGCGGTGACGCATTCGCTTCATCAGGGTACTATGATTAGTCTTTGCGTAGACACTCATCCGCGCCTTGCCACTTGGCCGTACCAACCGGAACGCCCAAATCAATTCCAGTGCGTCAACAACCGCTTTGAGAAATTCAAATTCGCCCCATCCCGCTGACGAATCCAACGAGCGCATCGCAGCGCGTAATGCCAGGCCTCAAAGTGCATTTCCGGGCAGGAAATTCAGGTGGCTGATTTGAACACCTTGGTGCGGGACGTGGCTCAGCAGATGAATAAGTTTATGCAACCTTGATCTGAGGTCTTTTCAATTCGCATGTCACGGGCGAGCATCGCATTTTGGAAGACTGGAATCCGCATTATGAAAACATCTTACGACACGCAGTGGAATTTCATTAGGAAAACCAAGACGGGTTTCATCAGCGCGCAATCTTACTTCATCGCTTCGCGTTCGACTTCTTCCCAGCCGCCGCCCAGGGCTTTGTAGAGGGCGATCAAATCTACGCTGACGGTGCGGTCGCTTTGGACCAGGGCATCCTGGGCTTCGTAAAGTGAGCGTTGCGAGTCGAGCACCCGGAGAAAATCCGCCAATCCATTTTTGTAAAGCTGGTTGGCGATGTCCACTGCGTTTTGATTGGCGGTCACGGCTTCGATCAATGATTGGCGGCGGATTTGTTCCTTCGCGTAAGCGACCAAGGCGCCTTCGACATCCTGGAACGCGCCGAGGACGGCTTGTTCATAGGTGGCGAGCGCTTGTTCTTCGCGTGCGTTTTGAACTTTCACATTGGAACGGATGCGGCCGCCATCGAATATTCGCCATTGCGCCGTCGGACCGATGGACCAGAAACGGCTGCCGCCAGTGAACCAATCGCTGGCGCTGACGCTTTGCAATCCAGCGTCGCCGGTGAGCGAGAATTTTGGAAAATAATCTGCGACGGCCACGCCGATGCGCGCATTTGAGGCCGCGAGTTGCCGTTCCGCGCGGCGAATGTCGGGACGGCGGCGCAGCAAATCAGCGGGCAAACCGATCGGCACTTGCGGCGGCACGGAGGGTATGGGTTGTTCGGCGGATAATTCTTCGAGCAAGGTCCCGGGCCGCTGGCCGATGAGAACGTCGAGACGGTAAGTTGACTGGCGAAATCCGGTTTCGAGCGTCGGGACTTGTGCCTGAGTCGTCGAAAGCAACGCCGCGGCTTGCTGGACGTCGAGATCACTCGTCAGGCCGGACTTAAAACGGTCGCGGGTAAGTTCAAGGACGTCCTGTTGCGCTTTAATATTTTGTTGGACGATGGCGATTTCCTTTTGAAATCCGCGGGCCTCGACGTAGCTGCGCGCGACGTCGCCGAGCAATGACACAAGCACATCCCGCCGGCCAAATTCCGCCGCGCCAATTTCGGCCGTCGCCGCTTCCACCGCGCGGCGCGTGCCGCCGAATACATCTATTTCCCACCTCGCGTCAAAGCCCGCCTGATAAACATTTGCTTCGAGCGGTTCACCCGGCGGGAATTCAGGAAAACCATTTCCACTCAAGCGCTCGCGTGTATAGGAGCCGCTGGCATTGGCCGTGGGCCAAAAATCCGCCGCGACTACGCCGCGCGCCGCCCGCTCTTCGTGGACGCGCGCCGTGGCGACGCGCAAGTTCAGGTTTGAATGCACCGCGCGGGCGATGAGCGAATCAATTTCCGGATCGTGAAAGGTTTTCCACCAGTTGGTATCGGTCATCGGCGCATTCGTGGTTCCTCCGGCCAAGGGCGATGCCCATTCCGCGTGCGTGTCCGTTTTGGGCGGATGATAATCGGGCCCCACGCTGCAACCTGCGGCGAAAATCAATGATGCTGCGACGATGAATAAAATCGCTTTCATGATTTGATAGCGGCTTCGCGCTGGTTGGCTTGATCCATCAAATGCAGGATCGTCTCCACGGTGGCATCGTCTCCAATGGAAGTGTTGAGCATGCAATCGTAGAGCGGGCGCGACGGCCACTGCACTCCAAAATAATGTTTGATGAATTCCGCGCGCTCCGCATCCACGTTGTCCACGAGGTCCACGGCTTTGGCTTCATCTTTTACGTCTCCCATCACCCGATGAAACCGGTAATCGCGTGGCGCGTAAAGGAACACACAGTATTTGTCGTGCCGTTTGCGCAAATAATAAGGCGCGGCCCGGCCGACGATCACGCAGTTGCCCGCCTCTGCCGCTTCTTCGAGAACTTTTTTTGTAAAATGAATCAGGCAATCCGAATCGAGCACATCGGCATCCACAAATTCCACGCTGCGCTCGTGGCTGCCGCGCCAGAAAACTTTACTCAAACGGTACAGCCACGGGTCCATGCGTTCCTGGCGTTTCGCGCAATCTTCAGGCGAAACCTTGGCGAGCCGGGCAATGGACTCGGTCAGTTGCTGGTCGAGCAATTTCCAGCCGAGCCGTTGCGCGGCTTTTTCCGCGATAACGCTGCCGCCGGCTCCGTATTCCCGTTCGATGACCAAAATGCGTTTCATGGTTTATCGTTAAAATGATTTTAGCTCACAATTTAATGCACCGCCACTGGGCGTCCGCCTTTCACGTTTTTTAACAGCAACACGCCAACGATCGAAATGCCGCACACCCACGCGATGACATAGAATAATTGCATGAAGGCCCAGTAGTCGGCTTGTTGCAGCACCAAATTATAAATCGAGGCTTGCGCCCGCTGAAGCGCGTCGGGCACACCGTAACTGGCGCTGTAAACGTGCTGTGCCGCCAGCAGGCGTTGTTGATACAGCGGATTGAGCGGGGTCACCTGTCCCACCATGAAAACTTGGTGCGCCTGCGCAAATCGTTCGAGCATGGTCGAGACGAAGGATATGCCGATGCCGCCACCGATGTTGCGCGCGAGGTTTTGAATGCCGGTGCCGCTGCCGATTTGTTCGTTGGTGAGCGTTCCCAAAGCCAGTCCGGTGAGCGGCACGAAAATAAAACCGGTGCCGAACCCATTCAGCACATTCGCCGGCACGATATTTCGCATTGAAACATCCAGCGTGAATCGGCTGAACAAAAAGCTCGCGATCCCGAAAATCAGAAAACCGAACGCCACCAAAAAACGTGGATTGACCTTTTGCACCAGCGCACCCACCAGGAACAAAGCCACGACCGCGCCCAGCCCGCGCGGGCTTACAGTGAGCCCGGAGTCCAGCGCTGTATATCCCAAGAGTGTTTGAAGAAACAAAGGTTGCAGTGTGATCAATGCGTACAAGCATGCGCCGAACATTCCAAACAGTAGACAACCGATCGCGAAATTTCGATTTTTTAGCACATGCAAATCCACAATCGGAGAGGACGTGCTCAGCGATCTCCATACGAACGTAAACATCGAGATCACCGAGATCGCCGCAAACCAGCGTATCCACAGTGCTCCAAACCAATCGTCCTGCTGCCCCTTGTCGAGAATGATTTGCAACGTCGCCAGCCAAATGCTGAGCAACCCGAAGCCAATGGCATCAAAGCGTGTTCGCTTCGCATTGCGGATGTAAGGCGGATCTTCCACAAACATGGAGATGAGAAATACCGCCAGCGCGCCCACCGGAATATTAATATAAAAGGACCAGCGCCACGAATAGCTGTCCGTAAGCCAGCCACCCAGCGTCGGGCCGATGATCGGCGCGCAAATCACACCGAGGCCATACACAGCCATCGCCACACCGCGTTTTGCCGGTGGAAAACTCTCGAGCAAAATAGCCTGCGCAAGCGGTTGCAACGCGCCGCCGCCCGCCCCTTGGATCACGCGCGCGAGAATCAGCATTCCGAGGTTCGTCGCCGCGCCGCACGCAAACGAGGACAGCGTAAAAATGATGATGCAGCCGATAAGAAATCGTTTACGCCCGAAATAATTTGAGAACCACGCACTCACTGGCAGCACGATCGCGTTTGAGACAAGGTAACTCGTCAGCACCCATGTTGCCTCGTCGCGGCTCGCGCCAAGGTTGCCCGCGATGTAGGGCAGCGCGACAGAGGCGATGGAAGTGTCCAGTACTTCCATGAACGTCGCGAGCATGACCGCGGCGGCGATCCACCACGGATTGACGCGTGGACGCCATTCCGCAACCGGTACGTGAATTTCCCCGGCAGTGGCGGCAGCCGCGCTCATTTCACTTTCACCTCGGGCACGACCGACATGCCGGGCGCAATATCTAATTGCGCGTCGAGCGGTTCATCGAAAACAATTTTGACGGGAATGCGTTGAACCACTTTCACATAATTACCTACGGCATTTTCCGCCGGCAAAAGGCTGAAGCGCGCGCCGGTTCCTGCCTGCAAACTCTGGACCTTGCCTTTGAATTTCCGCTTGGGATAGGCATCAATCGTCATCGTGACCGGCTGGCCGGGACGCATGTTGGCTAATTGCGTTTCCTTGAAATTCGCCACGACCCAGACTTCTTTCGGCACCAGGGCGAGCAGCGATTGGCTCACTTGCAGGTAAGCCCCCTGCTCCACCGTGCGGCGGGTGACGCGCCCACTCACGGGTGCAGTGATTTTCGTGTAAGAAAGGTCGAGTTCGGCCTGGTGAAGTTTCGCCTCGGCTTGCTTGACGACGGCTTCAGCGGTCTCGGCGTTCACGCGGCTGAGCGCGACTTGCGCGTCGGCGGCTTTGGTTAGATTGGTGGCGACATTCACGTTCGCAATCGTCACCTTGGCCTGGGCTTGCGCGAGGTCGAGTTGTGTGCCGGAAATCGCCCGCGCTTCCACGGTTGAATAGCGTTGTAAATCCGCCTTGGCGCGGATCGCGTCGGCCTCGGACGCCGCTTCCTGCGCGCGATCCTGATCCGCCTTGGCTTGATCCACCGTGATCTGCGCTTTGGCTTGTTCGAGCTGGCCCTGCGCGGTCTTCAGGTCGGCCTGCGCCTGCGTGACTTTCGTTTCGTAATCGCTCGGATCAATTTCCACCAGCAAGTCTCCCTGCTGGACAATTTGATTATCGTCCACCAATAGTTTCACGACCGGTCCCGAAACGCGCGGACTCACAATCGTGACGTGGTTCTCGATGAACGCATCGTCGGTGGATTCATACGGGGCGACGCATTGAATGTAATAAATGACGACGGCCACGATCACGATCAAGCCGACGGCGCCAAGAATAAATGGCATCTTTTTCTTTTTTATGCGTGGCGGCGGCGCGGGCGGCAAAGTGCCTGGCTCGGCTCCAGCCAAAGTAGTTTTTATTCCTGTCGCCGCTGGTTTTTCGTCCATCGCAGTTCCTTTCGATAATTGCAACTACCTTAACGCATTTTATGAAAAATGAGCGGGCAAATAACGAACGGCAATAATATATGCGTCCATTTTTGTTGTATTGCGTGCCGCGACGGTCGGATGGCCGAGGCATTAGCCGGGCGCGCTTGTGCAACCCGACTCGCTGCCGATGAATACGTCCAACCCCGCGCAATGTCACGCCGAAAACATTAATCGAATCAACTTGACGAATCTCCATGCTTCGACACGAATAACCCGGTCATCTATGAAATTTCCAAAAGCTATTCTTCTCACGACCGTTGTGGCGATGGCGTTGTTCGCTCACAAGTCTTTTTCCGTTCCGCTCGATGCCGCCGCGATTGCCAGCGAACCGTCGCCCGGACTAAAGGACACCGTCGTATTGATTATTCGCCACGCTGAAAAGCCCGAAGAAGGAGCCGAGTTATCGCCCACCGGTCAGCAACGCGCCATCGCCTACGTGAACTATTTCAAGAACTTCACCGTGAATTCAAAGCCACTGCGGCCGGATTATTTGGTTGCCACAGCAGACTCGGAGAAAAGCCGCCGCCCACGTTTGACACTCTTACCGCTCGCGCAGGATCTCGGTTTGACCATTGATAACCACGTTAAGAATAAAAATTTTGCGAACGAAGTCGAAGACCTTCGCACAACACATCACGGAAAATGCGTTCTCATCGCTTGGCATCATGAAAAAATTCCGGACCTCATTGAAGGTCTCGGCGCAGATCCAAACAAACTTTTTCCCGGTGGCAAATGGCCTTCGGGAATTTTTAACTGGGTGATCGAATTGCACTACGATCACGAGGGACGCTTGATTCCCAGTGAGTGCAAACGCATCAACGAAAAACTTCTGCCGGGCGATTCCGATTAAGGAACACGCCGTCCGTCAGTTTTTCTTCGGGCCGCTCTCCACCATCTTCTTGAAATCGTCGGTGGACGCCTTGACCAGCGCCTTTGGGCCGGTCATACGCACGAATACCGCGCCATCATCGGAATCAATGATCGCGCCTTGCAAAGCATAATCCGGCATCGGCGTGAGCGTGCTGCCGGGCATGCCGCTTTTATAAGTCCCCTCGGCGGACGCATAAGTAATCTTGGTCTTGCCGACCGTGACCTCCTCTTTCGCCGCGTGGATTTGATCACGTGGCTCAGCGAATTGCCGCATCCAACGATCCACATTCGCCTGCACGCCGCCCGCCGCGCCCGGGCCGAATTGGAAGAACACGATTTCCGCGACCGCCTTGGTATCAGGATCGGAAACTTTTAGTTGCGCCTTGCGCATTTCCGAAGTGACCTCGACCCATTCAAATTTTGCCGGGCGCGTGAAAGTGAATTCACCAACCGTGAACGTCGCCGGCGCATCCGCGCGCACCGCCGTCAACGAAGCCAGCAAAATAATCAAACCGAGGAACCGCCGGGAGGCAACTGTGGCAAATTTCATAGTGGCCAAACAATAAGAAAACGCATTGCAAAAGTGAAGCGGATAAAATGTTCGGGCAATAGCAGTTTTGAAACTCTCACCCAAAAAAAGGAGGGGAGCCTCCAGGCTCCCCACTGCCTCGTAGGATTACATCACTCTTGCGAATGAAGTTTGAGGCAAAGCTAGATTCGCCCCATGCGCGTTTTTGTCAAACGAAAATGCAAGGCCGGTATTCAGAGAACGTCTTTGCCCGCCGCGCGACCTTGCCGCTCCTGAATTTTGCGCGCGAGTTCCTTTCGCCGCCGATGCGCCTGATGATACGGCAAAACGAAATACACACCCGCGAGCAAAACGGTCACCCCAATGGCTGCACCTGTCATCATAACCAAGATTGTTGCGTGTTTTAACCGGCAAAACCGTCAAGGGTGGGTTGAACCAAACCAACACACACGCGAAATAAAAAGAAGCTTTCTTGGGTAAACCTTAATGGGAAGGTCTAAAACCTTTACCCCAACTATAAAAAAATGTCAAATCCGATATTCTGGTATTTGTATGGATCACCTAAAAGGACGTGGGACGCAGCGAAAACGATTGGCGACCCTAATGAGAATCAAACCCCATTTCGATGCCTCCACCAAACCCGCTAAACGCCATATCAAGCCTGATTTATAGCCTTTTTGTGAGCTTTTACAAAACTCTCCATTCACTTGCGACATTTTGATGGGACTCTTAAAGGCGAAAGCCAGTAGCCAATTTCCGCACCCCCTCATACTTAATTCATGCCACTTCCCCTCGCGCTGCATCTCGGCAAGCAAGCCGAACAAAATATTTTTTGGCGCTTCACCGAAAGCGGTCATAATGCCACATGGACATTTTGCTAATCCTAATCATTCTACTGCTCTTGTTCGGCGGCGGCGGTTTTTATTTCGGTGGCCCGGTGGTTGGCGGAAGCGGCGCCGGACTGATTCTCCTGATCATCCTGATCATTTTTCTTACTGGCGGATTTCGCGGTCGCAAGTAACCCTCCGCTCTCGATCTTACCCGACCTTTGTTTGCGGACTCACAGCAGCAGCGGTCACGGCGGTGTTGCTCACGATGCTGTTGAGATTATTTATCACATCGTACTGACGGGCGGACTGGCCTTCATTTAATTTCTGCATTTCCTTCAAAATCTTATCCATCTTCGCCAGCAGCAGCAGCGGAAGCAGAATCCAAAATATGGCGAGGATAAATGCTAAGGCGGCGAGAACTAGCCCGACGATTCCGGTTAATGTGCCAGCGGCGGTTTCCATGTGTATTCCTTTGGTTGGTTTGAATCACCATGACGCCAGTACACGTCACCGTCAACTATCGCTCTCAGGGGTATACGCGGTCAGGAAAAACAGGCTTTTTTGAGGACTTGCTAAAAGCTTAAGCAAAGATGGCGACCCTAACGGGAATCGAACCCGTGCCGCTGCCGTGAAAGGGCAGTGTCCTAACCGCTAGACGATAGGGTCGTTATCGGGGGGTGAACTATAATCACCTTTTCCACATTGTCACGAAAAATTAATTAATCAATCGCAAGCTCATCTTCCGTGTTTAATTCGTGTTCCACCCGCGGCTTCTTCTCCCAGTGGTCATTGCAAGGACATTTGGTTTTGATTGTGCTATCTGTCCCATCTTTGTTACGCTTCAATAAAATTAAATTTTCATGACGACGCCACCTAACGACCCAGCCATTCCCGCACCAGCGCCCGCAGATTTCGTCCGCGACATCGTCGCCGCCGACAACCAAAGCGGCAAGCACGGTGGCCGCGTTGTGACCCGCTTTCCCCCAGAGCCCAACGGCTACCTCCACATCGGCCACGCGAAATCCATTTGCCTGAACTTCGGCATCGCCGGCGAAAATTCCGGCGGCATCTGCCACCTGCGCTTTGACGATACCAATCCTGCGCGCGAAGACGTGGAATACGTGGACTCCATCCAGGAAGATGTCAACTGGCTCGGCTTCGATTGGGGCAAAAATAAATTCTACGCCTCGGATTATTTCGGCAAACTTTATGACTTCGCCGTCGAGTTGATCAAAATGGGCAAGGCCTACGTGTGCGACCTTACCGCCGACGAAATGATCCACTATCGCGGCGCGCCGACCGTTCCCGGGCGTGAAAGTCCTTTCCGGAATCGCACGATCGAGGAGAATTTGGATTTGTTCGCACGGATGCGTGCCGGCGAATTTCCCGACGGCGCAAAAACCTTGCGCGCGAAGATTGACATGGCGTCGCCGAACATTCACCTGCGCGACCCCGCCATCTACCGCATCCGCAAAGTCGAGCATCACCGCACCGGAAATGCCTGGTGCATTTACCCGATGTACGATTATGCGCATAGCCTTTCGGATTCCATTGAAGGCATCACGCACTCGATCTGCACGCTGGAATTTGAAGTTCACCGCCCGCTCTACGATTGGATTTTGAATGAACTCAAGACGCCTTGCCATCCGCAGCAAATCGAATTCGCGCGTCTTAATTTGAGTTACACTGTCATGAGCAAACGCAAGCTCCTGCAGCTCGTGGAGGAAAATCTCGTCACCGGTTGGGACGACCCGCGCATGCCGACCGTCGCCGGTCTTCGCCGCCGCGGCGTGACGCCTGAAGCCATCCGCCACTTTTGCGCGCGCATCGGCGTGACGAAATACAATGGCCTCACCGATATCGCGCTCCTTGAACACAGTGTCCGCGAAGATTTGAACAAACGCGCCCTTCGCGTCATGGCCGTGTTGCGCCCGGTCAAAGTCGTCCTGACGAATTATCCCGACCACATGATTGAGGAATTGGACGCGGTGAATAATCCCGAAGACCCGAGCGCCGGTTCGCGCAAAGTCCCATTCAGCCGCGTCCTCTATATCGAGCGCGATGATTTCATGGAAGTGCCCGCCAAGAAATTTTTCCGCCTTTCGCCCGGCAACGAAGTGCGGCTTCGCTACGCCTATATTATTAAGTGCGTTGAAGTCGTGAAAGATGCCAACGGCGAGATCACTGAGTTGCAATGCACCATTGACCCCGATTCCAAAAGCGGCGGCGCGACCGCGAGCCGCAAAATCAAGGGAACGATTCATTGGGTCTCCGCCGCGCACGCCGTCTCCGCCGAAGTCCGCATGTTCGACCGCCTCTTCACCGTCGAACAACCCGACGCCGACGAAGAAGGCCGCGATTTCAAAACCTTTCTCAATCCCAATTCGCTCGAAACTTTGACCAGCGCCAAACTCGAACCGAGCCTCGCCGACGCCAAAGCCGAAGCGCGCTACCAATTCGAGCGACTCGGTTACTTCCGCGCCGACCCCAAAGATTCGCAACCGGGAAAACTCGTGTTCAATCGTATCGTGTCCCTGCGCGATTCCTGGGCCAAGGAAGCCGCCAAATAAATCCGCGCCGCTCTCAATCGCCACCGCAAGTCCCAAATAATTTGGTGGGCTCGGCTGCGCGCCGAGATGCCAAGGACGAAAGAACTTCAAATCCAACGTATTGCGCGCCCGTTTGCAAAAGCCGCGCGCGCGTGCTAAACTTTCTGCATTACTGGAAGGAGCGGTCGTAGTGGGGAATCAGGTTGTACCACATCAATTATCGAGTCTCTTGCTCTCTGCACCGCTTGATGTACTGAGCACGGATGATAGCCCGTACGTGGTGAAATCCCGCGTGGTGCAGAGAGCAGGAGACAAAACATTGCATTTTTTCATGCAGCTCCGCCGTAATACGCGGTTGGTTTGAATTTCAATTAACATCCTCCAAATGTAAAATAATCCGAATTATATCGTATCTGTAGAACATTAGAAATAACACCAGCAAGAGAAGTGAAGGACATAAAACATAAAGCACACTGATTTCTTCTCCTCTTTGCTTAGCCGAATAAAACCCCCAAAGGCAAATTAATGCGGCGACTGTCATCACACCCCAAGTGCAAAAAAAAATCCGGCCACGGCATGCCAAGACTGCTTCCGAGTCTTGGAGTTAGAGCGATTGCAATAAGAAAAAAAAGACCGGCCACTAGCACTGAAATTCTTAAAACGCGCTTTCCTTTTCTTGTATTTGATTTCGTTTCTGGATTTTGCATCGCCTCACCTCACATTATTTATCACTCAGGCCAACTACGCGGCATGCGCCAACCGCTAATAAAATCTTCTATCACCGAATCTCCGCGTTTAAAAAATGTTCCCTAACTCAATGCGCCTCCAGCCAACTCACCCCCGACCCAATTTCCACCTCAATCGGCGCCGCCAGCGGAATCGCCGTTTTCATTTTCTCCTCGATCAATGGCCGAACTTCCGCCTCCTCATCGCGATACACGTCGAAAACCAATTCATCATGTACTTGTAATAACATCCGCGTTTTCAAATTTCTTTCCAACAACGCGCGGTGGATATTCACCATCGCGATTTTGATCATGTCGGCGGCTGTTCCCTGGATGGGTGCGTTGATGGCGTTGCGCTCAGCCGCGCCGCGCACGGTTGCATTCGCTGAACGAATGTCGCGCAAGTAGCGCCGCCGTCCTGTGACCGTTTCCACGTAGCCATGTTTCTGCGCAAACTCAATCGTCACCCGCATATAATTTGCGATGCCTGGATATTGCGCAAAATATTGCTCGATGATCGCCGCCGCTTCCTTGCGCGGAATGCCCAGGCGTTGCGCCAATCCAAATGCGGAAATGCCGTACGCGATTCCGAAATTCACCATCTTCGCCTTGCGCCGCATCTCGGGCGTCACCAGCGGAAGCATCACGTCATACACTTTCGCCGCCGTCGCGGTATGGATGTCCACATTCTGCCGGAACGCCTCGAGCATTCCCTGTTCATTGCTGAGCGCGGCGATAATGCGCAATTCGATCTGCGAATAATCCGCTGAGAGGAGAACGTGTTCAACATTGCGCGGGACGAACGCCTTGCGGATTTCCTTCCCCTGCTCCGTGCGAATCGGGATATTTTGCAAATTGGGATTTTGCGAATTGAGCCGCCCCGTCGCCGTGACCATTTGGTTGTAAGTCGT contains:
- a CDS encoding glutamine--tRNA ligase/YqeY domain fusion protein, with the translated sequence MTTPPNDPAIPAPAPADFVRDIVAADNQSGKHGGRVVTRFPPEPNGYLHIGHAKSICLNFGIAGENSGGICHLRFDDTNPAREDVEYVDSIQEDVNWLGFDWGKNKFYASDYFGKLYDFAVELIKMGKAYVCDLTADEMIHYRGAPTVPGRESPFRNRTIEENLDLFARMRAGEFPDGAKTLRAKIDMASPNIHLRDPAIYRIRKVEHHRTGNAWCIYPMYDYAHSLSDSIEGITHSICTLEFEVHRPLYDWILNELKTPCHPQQIEFARLNLSYTVMSKRKLLQLVEENLVTGWDDPRMPTVAGLRRRGVTPEAIRHFCARIGVTKYNGLTDIALLEHSVREDLNKRALRVMAVLRPVKVVLTNYPDHMIEELDAVNNPEDPSAGSRKVPFSRVLYIERDDFMEVPAKKFFRLSPGNEVRLRYAYIIKCVEVVKDANGEITELQCTIDPDSKSGGATASRKIKGTIHWVSAAHAVSAEVRMFDRLFTVEQPDADEEGRDFKTFLNPNSLETLTSAKLEPSLADAKAEARYQFERLGYFRADPKDSQPGKLVFNRIVSLRDSWAKEAAK